TCTACAAAAAGTCTCTTGAGATGGGCATGGATTTTATAACATTTACTGATCACAATACAATGGAGGCATATGAAATCCTCGGATGGGAACATAAGAATCTTGTCCCGGGGGTTGAGATGACCATATATGATCCGGAATTTGCAGGACATACATTACATATTAACGTTTTTGAGCTTGACAGGGAGGAATTTTCGGAACTCAGAGAAATAGCAGAAATAGAGCATGACCTCAAAGGTTTTATCGGATACCTCAAGAGGCACAGGCTTCCTTTTGTTTACAATCATCCATTCTGGTTTGAGTTCCATCAGCAACAAAATCCTTCTGCAGTACCGAAACTGGCAAAGCTCTTTCCCGTACTTGAATATAATATGCATGAGCTCAAGCAGAAAAACGAGCTTACGATAGCTCTTGCAGAGAGGTTTGGCAAAAGCATTGTTGCGACAACTGATACTCATTCCGGAAAAGTGGGGCAGGTATATACCCTGGCAAAAGGAGACAGCTTCAGGGAGTATTTCAGGAATATAGAAAAGGGGAAAAATTACATCGTTCCCGAAAACCTTACAAGAGAGCTCCTGATCGAAGAAATGAATACCTGGATAGACCTGATCTTTGAAAAGAGCCAGAAGAACCGGGATATAAAAAATTACCTTACAGGAATAAAGTCCCTGGATACAATTGTAAAAATCTCAAGAAGCGCTCTTTTAAACTATTCTCCAAGACTTAACCGGACAGCTATGAACCTGTTCTATATGATCTCAAATACAGGGATTCCGGCTTCGTTTTACATTCATTCGGAAAAGAGTTTTGCCAAGAAAATCGAAAAAAAAATTGAGATTAAAAGCCAGAAGTAAAAATTCATTTTTTCCTTTTTCAGCTTTTTTTCAGCTTTTCTTTTTTCACATTTTCTTTTTTCACATTTTCTTTTTTCACATTTTTTAACTCCAACTTTCTTCTTCTCAAGTTTGATAAAGCCCCAAAAATAAAAACATATTATATAGAGGCTGATTTCAAATATATGAAAAAAATAGAAAGGTTTATTTACGAAATTGTTTAGAATTTATAGCATAAAAATCAAATTTTTTGTATGATTTTTGAATACTCAGATATCTAATATTAATAATGGATGCAAATAAGTTTGAAGAAAAGGGCGCATTGAGGTTACATTATTTTTCCAGCTCATATTTTACGCATACTTCATGAATTGATGTTTCCAATGTTCCTGTTGATCAGCAGAAAATTGGAGAAGAATGAGCAGAACAGAAATCATTTTCAAAGTAACCTGAACCTTTGGAGCGATTTGCGTAATCCAGGAGAAAATTCGAGACAGGAAGAGGCTGCAGGATGAAACAAAGAAAAAATTTCACTAAATCAGAACTAAACAGAGGGTTAAAGCAGTGGTTGATTTTTGCCGTACTCACGATTATTGTTTACTCAAACATATATCCGGCAGTAGCGGCAGAACCTGAGAATTCCGAGGAAAACCTTACACCCTCAAACGACGGGATTTTTGACAGAATTATAACATATATAAAAAGCCTGCTGGGAGACGAAGAAAAAACGCAGGTCTCCGGAGCGGTTTCTGAAGCGGCCGCCGCAGGTATGCAGCAGTCGGCAGATACTGGAGGAGCAGTCCTGAAAATTGCAACTCCAAGCGTAATAAAATCTCCGTCCTTTTTAGGAGACTCAAACCTCGGAGTTTTTGCCCATCTTTCAAATCCTCCTCTCATGAAAATGGATTCTGAAGGACATCTTGTCGGCCAGCTTGCAGAAAGTTACGAGGTCTCTGAAAATAATACCTGCTGGACATTTTACCTTAGAGACGACCTCTACTGGAGCGACGGAGAACCTGTAACTCCGAAAGATATTGAGTTTTCAATCCGTTATTACGGAAAAGAGGCACCCTCAGCCAGATGGATAAATGACACCCTGGAAAGTGCGGCTGTTTCGGAAGCAAATAATTCCGTGACCTTCAAATTTAACAAGCCTTACACCCGCATTGACCTGGAGTTTGCGACCTACAATATCCTCCCTGCCCATATATGGGAAACAATTGAAAACCCGGTAGAGTATACAAACAACGGTCCCTATGTGGGCTGCGGGCCTTACTATCTCAAGCTGATAGACCTTAACGCCGGAAAACTTGTTTTTGAGAAAAACCCTTACTGGAAAGGAAAAGCTCCGGAACCCGAAACCGTGGAGATCCATTTTTACTCAAGTGTTGATGTTGCCACCCTTGCCCTTAAAAACGGAGAGATCGACACTTATTACAAATATGCAGGTTCGTACCCCTATTCCGGTATTGAGCAACTTGAAGAAACAGGAAATTTCGACTTTATTGAAAAGACAGATATAGGGCTCGTGTTTCTGGCTCTCAATTTGAAAAAAGCTCCCTTCTCAGACACAGAATTCAGAGAAGCACTGGCTTATGCAATAAATTACGAAGAGATTGTAAGTCTCGAGACACTGGGGTATGGAGAAGTTCCAAATCGCGGTTTTGTGCCGTCTTCCATGGAAAATTTCAAGGAAACCGAAAGACTTGAGTACAGCCCCGAAAAAGCCAGGGAAATTCTGGAAAAAGCAGGATACTCGGACAGTAACGGAAACGGAATCCTTGAAGGAAAAGACGGGAAAGACATCAAGCTTGAAATCCTTATCCGGCCGGAATATTCCCGTACAGGCGAGCTTCTTGAAGAATATCTTGAGCAGGTTGGTCTTGCCTCAGACCTGAGGACTGCGGATGCAGATACCTGGGTCACTCTCAAGGATAACTACGAATATGACCTGACAGTAACCCGCTCCACCCCCTGGGGCATGCTCATGCATGCAAGCTGGGGAAGCGGCTATTTTGATTCAAGGCGGACAGGACAGGGAGTTATGCATAATCTGGATGACCCCGAATTCATGCAGCTCTGCGATAATATTCTCGCAACCACAGACTCTCAAGAACTCCAGAGCTATGCATACGAGCTTCAGAACTACTATGCAGAGAATCTGCCTGCAATTCCTCTCTACTGGAGCAGCATTGTTACCCCATATAACAGGCACTTTGAGGGCTGGTACACTGACCCTCTTTACGGGATCTATAACCTGGACAACTTTGTAAATGTGAGGAAAATAGAGGCATAAAACAAAATAAAAAATAAGAGCAATGTCAGGAATAACAAGAAAAGGAATCAGATACCTTTCCTCACTCGTACTCATAATCATCATTAATTTTACCCTTCCCAGACTCATGCCCGGTGATCCGGTAAAAAACCTGATAGGGGAAGATGTTTATGTGTCCGAAAACGTGATGGAGGAGCTGAGGGCAGAACTCGGGCTTGACAGGCCTCTTTACGAGCAATTTGCGTCCTTCCTTTCGGATCTCCTGCATCTTGATCTGGGGTATTCTTATCACCTTCACGCTCCTGTTGCAGAAATCCTCCTGGATAGGCTGGGCTGGACCCTATTGTTTGTGGGAATATCAGTTCTTATCGGAGCCTTCTTGGGAAGCCTGTTTGGGGCCCTTGCAGGGTGGAGACCTGAAAAGAGAATGAGCCGCTTTACAGGTCTAGCTTTTATTGTGCTCTCCTGCACCCCGCCTTACTTTCTTGCCCTCCTTTCCCTCTATCTCTTTTCTTTCAGGCTGGGGCTCTTTCCCTCGAAGGGATTTTATGATGTCCTGGAAATAGGGAGTATTCTTCATCATCTCTTTTTACCTGTCTGTGTAATGTCTGTGTTTTCAGCGTCCAGAAATTATCTGGTAATGCGCGGAAGCGTAATCCAGGAGAAGGAACAGCTTTACGCGCTCTATGCCAGAGCAAAGGGCCTGAACGATATCGGCATACTCTTCAGGCATATAATAAAAAATGCCTCACTCCCGATCATCACCCTTCTCGCCCTGGACTTCGGGTTTCTCTTCAGCGGGGCACTGTTTATAGAAATCATCTTCTCCTTAAACGGCATGGGGACCCTTATATACGGTGCAATAATGGGAAAGGACTATCCCCTGCTCCAGGGAGCTTTTCTGGTAATTGCCCTCACAGCCCTGCTTGCAAACATGCTTGCTGACCTGTTCTATTCTTTAATCGATCCCAGGGTAAGGAGACCTACATGAGTACTGAAGCTGCCTGTATTGAAAGTTCCTGCATCACAGAAGCCTGCGCTGAGGAGCATCCTGAAAAACAGCAGGAAAACTCCAACCTTAACTTTAAGTTTCCCGGAGAGCCTTTATTCAGGGTTTCCAGAAAGCTAGAAGGTCTCCTGGGGCAACTGAATCAAGGAGGAATTCTCCTTTTTATTTTTTTCCTGTTCATGGCGTTATTTCCTTCCTTTCTTGCCCCCTATGCTCCAAACGAGCGATTCACACACTATGAAGAGCCTTCCTGGGATCACTTCCTCGGGACAAACGACATAGGAAACGATATTCTCTCCGAACTTGTGTACGGATCAAGGATCTCAATGACAGTGGGCTTTGCGGCAGCTCTGATTTCAACCCTGATGGGGATTGTACTCGGGATCTGTGCAGGCTATTTCAGGGGAGCTCTTGATGAGGTGCTCATGGGCTTTACCGATGTTGTCCTTATTATCCCGAAAATTCCTCTAATCATAGTGCTGGGAGCATACCTGCAGCCGAGCATCTGGATCTTGATCCCTGTACTTGGTCTCCTGTCCTGGGAGTCTACCGCCAGGGTTACCCGTTCAAAGACCCTCCAGCTCAGAGAGGCAGGCTATGTTAAAAGTGCCCGATGCATGGGCTTTTCTTCCTGGCACATAATGAGCACGGATATTTTTCCCAACCTCTACCATGTCCTGCTGCCCAAATTCATGCTGGCAACAGCTTCGGCAATGATTTCTGAGGCCTCACTTTCTTTTCTTGGACTAAGCGACATAAGCATGAAAAGCTGGGGTACCATGCTTTCTTTTGCCTTTTTCAGGGGTGGCTTTATCCGTGATATGTGGTGGTGGTATGTTCCTCCGGGGATCTGCATCACTCTCTGCGTGATATCTATTGCACTGATAGGGTTCGGGCTCGAAACACAAGGAGAGGAACACGCAGGAGAAGGGGCGGATGCAATGTGAGTGCCGGTATTGTTAACGCGCTGCTTGAAGTAAAGGATCTCCAGGTCTTTTTTAAGGGAATAAAAACAATAACCGCTCTTTCAGGGATTTCTTTTTCGATTGGTGAGAGCGAAACCCTGGCTCTTGTTGGAGAAACAGGATGCGGAAAATCTGTGGTTGCACACGCAATCATGCGCCTTTTGCCCTCTGAGTCCAGGGTAAAAGGGATTGTAAAATTCAGGGGAAAAAATCTGCTCGAACTGAGCGAAAAAGAAATGATAGAGATCAGAGGAAAGGAGATCGGGATCATTTTCCAGAATCCGTCCCTTGCCCTTAATCCCGTGTATTCCATAGGACACCAGCTTGCAGAACCTCTGCATGTGCACAGAAAGGAAAAGAAGGAAAGAGCGCTTTCCATGGCAGCAGGAGCCTTGAAAAATATGGGTTTTGCAAATGCCACCGAGTATGTTCGTTATTACCCCTCATGGTGCTCAGGGGGGATGAACCAGCGTTTTTTGATTGCAGCTTCAACTATGCTTGACCCTGCCCTCCTTATAGCAGATGAGCCCGGCAAAGGGCTTGACAGGAAATGCATGTCCGAACTTGAAACTGAGCTTAAGAAATTGAAAGTGGAAAAAAAGACTGCTCTGCTCCTTATAAGCCATGACCTCGGTTTCGTAAAGAGGCTTGCAGATAGGGTCGCAGTAATGTATGCCGGAGAAATTGTTGAAATTGCAGATTCCTCAAGCGTTTTTGAGAGTCCCCTCCACCCGTACTCAAAAGGGCTCCTGAACAGCCTGCCCGAGAAAGGCTTCATTCCCATACCCGGCTTTTCTCCTTCTCTTAGTAACCCTCCTTCAGGCTGCAGGTTCCACCCGCGCTGCTCCCTGAGAAAAATGCACTGTACTGAGAACCATCCAGACCTTACAGAAATTAATGGAAGAGCTGTGAGGTGTTTTTTATATCACTGAGAGCGGACAGGCTTTCAAAGACTTACGGGTCTGGCCTGCTGAGTATGGGAAAATGCATTTTCCAGGAGGTTTCGTTTGAAATCAGGCCAGGAAAGACTTTCGGACTTATGGGGCCATCCGGAGAAGGGAAAAGCACTTTAGGAAGAGTCATTGCCGGGCTTGAAAAAGCCACAACCGGCTCCGTATATTATAAAGGTACCCTTCTTACCGGGATGGAAAAAATTGAAAAAATAGCCTTCCGCCGTAAAGTCCAGATAATGTTTCAGGATCCCACGGATGCTTTTAACCCCAGGAAAAAGATAGGACATTCGATTTTTGAGGTCCTGGCACTCCTCAGGGTTCCCGAAGGCAAATATGCCTCAAAGACAGAAGAGGTGCTTATAACCGCAGGCCTCCCTGAGGAAGTACTTTCCCGTTACCCCTCCCAGCTTTCAGGTGGTCAGCTCCAGCGCCTTGCCCTCAGCCGGATTCTCCTGCTAGACCCGGAATACATTGTCCTTGACGAACCGACCTCTGCCCTTGATGTTTCAGTGCAGGCACAGATCCTTCACATGCTTAAAAAGGTGCAGACTGAACGAAACACAGGCTATCTCCTTATTTCCCATGATGAAGCTGTTATCCGCTTTATGTCCGACAGCTATGGAGTGCTTGAAAACGGGCAGCTGAAGATAATCGAGTAACAGCTTTCAGCCCCGAGTTTCGTGTAGGGAAAAAGGTAGAAGGAGGAGAACTGAAAGCCTGGGTTTAAAACAGATCCAGAACCGCTTCAGGGCTTTCAAGTACAGTGATTCCCTGCAGCCCTTTTACAATCTCAACGTTTCTCATATCCACGTCCCTGACAAGGACTTCAACAGGCCCGCCCTTGATGGCATTGTAAGGACACAATTCCTTGCAGATCCCGCAGCCTTTGCATTTCAAAAGTTCTATCTGGTCTGTGATGCCGTCTTTTTCAGTGATTGCGCCGTGAGGGCAGTTTTCCCGCGGGGGGCAGGTTTCACAGTGCCTGCATTGTTTCCTGTCAATATTGTAGGGCATTTCAGATATGATCGAGCCTTCAATATCCACAGGAACGATATAGACCGGGACCCTTCCTTTCACAGCCTGTGCAACGGCATTGGTTACAAGGGAATCGGCAATCCCATAAGCTATTTTTGAAACCGTGTTTGAAGTTGCAGGGGTAACGAAGAGGGCATCATATCTGTCAAGAAGAAAACGTCCGACTTTGGGGGAACTTGAACCCTGCTCGGTTTCCCGGAAGATTTCCTCAAGGTAGTCTCCTCCCGAGATTTTCACAAGCTTTTGTTCAAGCCCGTACATCCTGAGCACCTCTTCAGCTGCCCTGGAAATATAAGTGTTTACTGAAAGTTCGGGGTTCCTGCGTTTGAGTTCTTTAAAGACCTGGTAACTGCGATTCAGGAAATGACCTGCTCCTGTAATACCCCATGCAATGATCTGAAAGCTCATGAAAAGAAGTCATGCCTAGAGAGATAATATAATTTTCTAAAACAGAACAATCGGAATGAAAAAGAAAACTCAAAGCCCGAGAACTTCATAAAGCAGTTTCATAGCTTTCTTTTCAGCATCGCCACCGCATTTGGAAGCAAGGGACTCATAGTGCGTTATCCAGTCAAGGTATTTTTCTTCTCCAGAAAGCTGGTAACGGGTTGCGTGAACAGTAGCCTCAATCACGGCGTTAAATCCTCTATTGGGCACAGGAAGCTCTTTTCTGTTAAGTTCGTTAAATCCCGCATTTATGGGAACGAGATCTGCAACAAGCGCTTGATCCGTATTTTTAATATTTATGCATTCGAAAACAACCCAGGATACGGCTTCTTTAAGGATCGGAAACTTAAGCCCGCCTGAAATTACATACTCAAATTCTGAAGGTTCAAGGTCGAAGAAAGTCGAGCGCACAAAGAGCAGGGAATCATAGACAACGTTTGAAACCAGGTATCTCTCTTTAAGGACATTTGCCCAGGTATGGCTGCCTTTGAAAAGGCGGACAAAAGGTCTTCCGCCCTTTGTGATAATACCTATCGGAGCGGCATTCGGGTATTCAAAGCCTGTACTCACTATTACCTCGGAAATTCCCTCCCTGATCCCGAATGAAGGAAGGTCGATAGCATAGTGAGGTTTTTCAAGTTCCCTGCAGTCAGAAGAGAATCCGGTCAAAATCTCAAGCCTCCGAGAAGGGCAATAAAAAGCCCTGCAATAATTATATCTGCAGTAGAGCCGGGATTAATCCTTTTTTCCAGGAGCTCGGAGTCAAACTCCTGTACTTTGGGAAGGATGGAGGCAAAGTCCCTGGCTGTTTTCCCTGAAGCTTCCCAGCCTAAAAAAATTTCGCCTGCTCTGGAAGAAACATAATCTGCAGTTTCGGTATCAAACTTGGTCTGGATAAAGGTATCCCTGTGCCTTGAAAGCAGTTTAAGGAAAGTGTATACTACAGCCTCATTGATTCCTGTGCCAGAACAGCTGGAAACCGAACCCCCGGTCAAAGCTTCTTTTCCGCAGTTTCGTGACTGCATAAACTCAAGGATGCTTTTTGCTCCCTCAAGGCAGCGCCCGAACCCAGAGGTCCACTCGTTTGCGATCAGGTCATATCCTCTGGCGATCTCCATAAGGGAGTAAAGAGTAACATTCTGTTCCCTTAGATCGGCAGTTGCTTCAGGGTCTTTGAGGTCAAATTCATCCACATTATTTACCCTGACTCCTGCGTGCCCGAAAGCCCTGTAGAACTCAACAGCATCTTCACAATCAGTTGCCCGGACAAGAGAATGTGCACGGGAAGCAAGTTCCTCAAATTCCTCTGCCTCAAGCCGGAAACCTGCTTTTCCGCAGCGAACCTGTTCTTTTTGTTCTCTTGAAAGTTCGCCTGCAGCCATTGCCAGAGGGACCAGGAGTAAAAAAGCCCCGAAATGGGTGTTTCCTCCCTGCTGCCAAGTAGAGCTTTCGTAAACCGCACTCCTGAGAAGCAGTCCTATCCTTTCCGTGCTCTTTGCAGCAAGCTCAAGAACAGGATAGACGGAAACCGAAGAGGCAACAAAATGCTCAAAACATGTATCAGGATAGTTATGTTCCCTGTCAACATTCCCTGGCTTAGGAGAAGCCGATACCTCAAGCAGCATGGCAAGCTGTGCACAGCGCGCGATCATGCTCGGGGTAAAGGACTCTCCTGACCATTCAGAAGTATGGCAGGAGAAAACAGTATTAGTGGGATTCATTTACCGGAATCCTGGCGTGGTCAAGGATATATTTTGCCAGCTGTTCTTTAAGCTTCATGTATTCTGCATCGGATAGATCGAGAGTGTTCAGTACACCGTCCCTGATCCAGCAGGGCTTTGTAATCTTACAGCACCAGACAAGGCTGCCGAAACAGGTATCTTCTCCGAACTCGAGCATTGTGCCCCTGGCGAATTCCATTTTAGTTCTGGCGAACTCTTCTGCGGTGTATCCCAGCTTTCTGAACTTCTCATGCACAGGGCAGGGCTTTACCGGAAGGCAACAGAAAGCCAGAGCTCTGAAGTCTCCTTCACTGCAAACGTGCTTGGGAGCATTATACCAGCCTATTGACTCCTGATAAGAAGTGACACTTTCTACAAGTTCCTTTATCAGCTCAGGGTTTTCCATGGCACCTCTTGCAACAGAGACCATGTCGGCTCCCCGGGAAAACATGTCCTTTGCCGCGGCAAAGTCAGTAACCGAATTGTTGCCTATAAGGAAGAGCCTTGTAGCATCCCTGTAGCTTGTGATCGCATCAAGATCGGCTCCAAAGCCTTCGAGCATGGCATCCACATGGATAATGTCAGCCCCGGCCTTATCAATAAGCCTGGCAAGTTTGACATCATCTACTACATTTGCTCTTACCTTTACGGAAAGCACAACTCCGGTCTCTTTTATTGCCTTTATCCAGGCAGAGAGTCTTGGGAGGTCGCGCAAAAGGGCTTCACCTATGCCTGCCTCAAGCATTTCAGGCTGCTTGCAGTGGGCATTTAGTTCAAGGATTGCCCCTTCTTCCTTTACAAGCTTTGCAGCTTCAATCAAAGGCTCAAGGGTGGTGCTTCTTACGTTTACAGCAACAGCGCTTCCGGAGGTTACTGCCCGAATTTCCTTTTTTATAAGCTCCAGAGGTTCGTCGGAAATGAACTCTTTCCTGCCCCGGGCTACAAGGTCTGATGCAACTTTCATAGACCCCTTATCCAGATTGAAGGCTCCGAGTACTACGAGCCCGGCATCACCTGCATACTGGTTGGCAAAGGCGCTGTCGGCAATTCCTGCCATAGGTGCCAGTGCAATAGGATTTCTAAAACGAACATACCCAATATGCAAATCAAATAGACAATCACTCATGTTTTACCTCTTAAAAATAAGCATGGAAACTGAACACAAAAATGATAGTTATAGTCAGATATTAAACTAACGAATTTTTTAAGCTTATGAGAATCTTTTTTCAAAGAATTCGCGAGAATGGAAAATCCATCTTATTTTCACGATTACAATACATATATATTAATATTTGGGAATACCTCCAGGAACGCAAAAGTTATATAGAGTACGCGGAAGAAATGCACCTGCTTAATTCAGACCCTTAGAGAACTGAAACTAGCCAGAAAAATCAACCCGAATTTGATAAAGGTGTTCTGACCATAAGCTCTTTTCAGTCGATTCCCCTGTATAGAAATATCCTCCCATAAATATATATAGCATCAAAAAATAGATAGAGCCAGCTAGTCAGTAACGTGCGAGAGAGGCTGGACGGCTGCCGGACCTTCAGGTCTGAGGAAAGTCTCCCCACCGCTCCGGACACACGAACGTCTATAAAGGATGTCGGGCGAGAGCCCGGGCCCTGGCACAGAAACGAGAACCACCCCCTGCAAATGCGATGATGCCGTAAGCTGAGGTCGCAGGGAGAGTGGATGAAACGGCGAATCCTCGTGGGTGCAAGTTGGAAATCGGGAAAAACGAGCAGTCCGGAATCGTCCCGATTGGTTTTGGTAACGCTTAGCCGAATGCCGTCACTGCAAGGTTCTCAGGAACCATTTCTTACACTGATGGGTGTAAGAAATCTTTGCAGGAACAGAAGGGAGCTTACACGCCTCACTCGCACTTAATCATTCTTTTTATTCAATCTATTGTTTATCCGATATATCTCATCAAATTAATCGTTTTACTCAAATTGTTTTTCTTATTTTTTATGTTTTTCTTATTTTTTATATTACTGATTCTTCTCTGTAATGGATCTCATTTTAGATGCAGGTTCAGACAGACTGAAATTGAGCAGCAACCACCTGACATAGTCTTTGTGGCTTCTATTTATCATAACCTCATCCAGGTACTTATCCAGAATTTCTTTCCTGCTGAGAGCAAGTCTGAAAGAGGTCTCAGGAAAACGGTGCATAACCTTTTCAAGTTTAAGGGAACTGACAAGGAAATTCCCGAATTCCTGCCTGCACCTTGCTTCGTATTCTTTAAGATCACCCAGCCTCTGGTCATAGAGTACAAGTTCAGCTACTTTCTCCGCCGCAAGCTGCCCTGACCGGACAGCATAAGCAATACCCTCTCCCAGGAAAGCATCTGCGAAACCTGCAGCATCTCCACTCAAAAGAATCCTTGAACTTACGGTTTTTCGTTTTATCCCTCCTACAGGGATAATGTGGGAATGGATCTGATAATCTCCTGAAAAACCGTTTGTCTGCAAAAACGCCTGCATTATTTCTTTTGGATGCTCCAGATACTCAGCTGTTCCAACAACTCCCACGGAATAATACCCTTGATGAGGGAAAATCCAGCCATACCCTCCGGGTGTGATCCCGAAACGAATATCTATGAGATCCGGAAACCGACTACTTATCACCTCGTCCTTTTCAGGAACTTCCGAAACAAGGGCAAGATCATACTCTGTCCTCCTATCTCTATGCCGCCTGACATTGTGCTTAAGCGTGCCTTCCGAACCTTCCGCAATAAGAACAAATTTTGCAAGGTAAGTGTTCTGAGAGGTCTTAACCTCAACGCATCCTTCTCTTTCCTCGCAGTTCAGTACCTTTTCCCCTAAATGGATATCAATTCCTGTTTCTCTGGCTTTATCAAGCAGGAAATTGTCAAAAGCTGTTCTGGAAACAAGCAAAGCTAATCTGTAGTCTTTTTGCCTTTCAGTACAGAGTTCCCTGAAATGAATCCTCACCTTTGAAATATCCCTCTCGATTAAGTATTCAGGGAGTTCGAAATCCAGGCATGAGAGAGCATAAGGAGATAAAGCTCCTCCGCAGGGCTTATACCTCGGAAAATTTTCTTTTTCGAGCAAAAGAGTTGAAATTCCTGCTTTTCCGGCTGTTCTTCCAGCAGAAGATCCCGAAGGGCCTCCACCCACTATAATGAGATCGTACATACCCAAAACACCTGCTTATAGATTAGAGGCATGTCTTTAACAGACAGCCCCAAACGAATAATTTACCCCATAAACTAAATTGGTGTGGAAAAATAAAAAGATAGGGGAAAAGAAGAAAGTAGAAAGAAAAAATGAAGAAAAAGACTCTATTAAAACTATTGAATGACTTTCAAATCTCAGATCATACCTCAGATTAGACTGCCATTCCCCGGTTTCAATTTTCTTTTTTTTATTTTGAGAAGAGCCTCCAGACAGACTGAGTGAGAGCTTCAGAGAGAAAACTGAAGGATTACAGCCCTGGTTCAGCGGGCATAGATCAACCGTTAACCAGAGACCATATTGATTATCTGAGTTTGAAATTCAGAAGAGACCAGCGGAGATAATCCTTATAATCAATGCTGAAATCCACAACTTCAAGGTATTTATCAATCATTTTATCGCTTGATGTGAAGATTTTAAATGTCTTTTCCGGGAAGCGGTGCATTATTCTGGAAAACATAAGGGAATACTTAAGGTGAGTTCCGAACTCGGCCTGGCAGAGAGACTCGTATTTACTCAGGTCTTTTAGTCTTCCGCCACACAAGCAGATTCCGGCAATCACTTCAGCAGCAAACTGCCCCGAGCTTATGGCATAAGCAATCCCCTCGCCTGAGAAAGCGTCTACGAATCCTGCGGCATCCCCGCTCAGAAGAACTCTTGAGCCCGTAATCTTTCGCTTAACCCCGCCCAGAGGGATTTTATGCCCTTTTAGCTTGTAATTGCCGGAAAAGCCGTTACATTTGAGGAACTCAAGCATAGTCTCCTTAGGGTGAGGGAGGTCTTTAATAAGCCCTCCAATTCCAACTGAATAATAAGTTCCGTGAGGGAAAATCCAGCCGTACCCGCCGCCAGCCACTCCGAAATACATATCAACGGTTTTGCCGATCTTCTCTTTGATCTCCTCTTCTTCAGCTGGAATTTCGGTAACCACACAGACTCCACATTCTTCTTCGTTATCAACAGGTCTTACACAGGTCTTAAGAAGTCCGTGTGCCCCTTCAGCAATGATTGCAAACCTTGCCTGATAGGTCTCTTTTTCTGTCGTGACCTCCACATATCCGGGAGATTCCGCACATCGATAAACTTTTTCTCCGGTATGGACTTCGGCTCCTGTCTCTTTTGCCTTTTCAAGAAGGAGGTTATCGAAAACATCCCTTGATACCATTGTGGAAAGGCAGTGGTCTTTATGTACTTCAATTGTCTGCTCCTTAAAAGAGACTCGTGCTCCTGTAACTTCCCATTCAATGATATCCTGAGGAAGCTCGAAATCAAGATAAGAAATCGCGTGTCTCGAAAGCCCTCCTCCACAGGGTTTGTACCTTGGGAATTCTTCTTTTTCAAGCAGCAGTGTATTGAGGCCAAGTTTTCCTGCCCTTCTTCCGGCCGAGGCTCCGGAAGGCCCTCCTCCGACTATAATTA
The genomic region above belongs to Methanosarcina horonobensis HB-1 = JCM 15518 and contains:
- a CDS encoding ABC transporter ATP-binding protein: MFFISLRADRLSKTYGSGLLSMGKCIFQEVSFEIRPGKTFGLMGPSGEGKSTLGRVIAGLEKATTGSVYYKGTLLTGMEKIEKIAFRRKVQIMFQDPTDAFNPRKKIGHSIFEVLALLRVPEGKYASKTEEVLITAGLPEEVLSRYPSQLSGGQLQRLALSRILLLDPEYIVLDEPTSALDVSVQAQILHMLKKVQTERNTGYLLISHDEAVIRFMSDSYGVLENGQLKIIE
- a CDS encoding methanogenesis marker 9 domain-containing protein, yielding MSDCLFDLHIGYVRFRNPIALAPMAGIADSAFANQYAGDAGLVVLGAFNLDKGSMKVASDLVARGRKEFISDEPLELIKKEIRAVTSGSAVAVNVRSTTLEPLIEAAKLVKEEGAILELNAHCKQPEMLEAGIGEALLRDLPRLSAWIKAIKETGVVLSVKVRANVVDDVKLARLIDKAGADIIHVDAMLEGFGADLDAITSYRDATRLFLIGNNSVTDFAAAKDMFSRGADMVSVARGAMENPELIKELVESVTSYQESIGWYNAPKHVCSEGDFRALAFCCLPVKPCPVHEKFRKLGYTAEEFARTKMEFARGTMLEFGEDTCFGSLVWCCKITKPCWIRDGVLNTLDLSDAEYMKLKEQLAKYILDHARIPVNESH
- a CDS encoding triphosphoribosyl-dephospho-CoA synthase, whose amino-acid sequence is MNPTNTVFSCHTSEWSGESFTPSMIARCAQLAMLLEVSASPKPGNVDREHNYPDTCFEHFVASSVSVYPVLELAAKSTERIGLLLRSAVYESSTWQQGGNTHFGAFLLLVPLAMAAGELSREQKEQVRCGKAGFRLEAEEFEELASRAHSLVRATDCEDAVEFYRAFGHAGVRVNNVDEFDLKDPEATADLREQNVTLYSLMEIARGYDLIANEWTSGFGRCLEGAKSILEFMQSRNCGKEALTGGSVSSCSGTGINEAVVYTFLKLLSRHRDTFIQTKFDTETADYVSSRAGEIFLGWEASGKTARDFASILPKVQEFDSELLEKRINPGSTADIIIAGLFIALLGGLRF
- a CDS encoding geranylgeranyl reductase family protein, with protein sequence MYDLIIVGGGPSGSSAGRTAGKAGISTLLLEKENFPRYKPCGGALSPYALSCLDFELPEYLIERDISKVRIHFRELCTERQKDYRLALLVSRTAFDNFLLDKARETGIDIHLGEKVLNCEEREGCVEVKTSQNTYLAKFVLIAEGSEGTLKHNVRRHRDRRTEYDLALVSEVPEKDEVISSRFPDLIDIRFGITPGGYGWIFPHQGYYSVGVVGTAEYLEHPKEIMQAFLQTNGFSGDYQIHSHIIPVGGIKRKTVSSRILLSGDAAGFADAFLGEGIAYAVRSGQLAAEKVAELVLYDQRLGDLKEYEARCRQEFGNFLVSSLKLEKVMHRFPETSFRLALSRKEILDKYLDEVMINRSHKDYVRWLLLNFSLSEPASKMRSITEKNQ
- a CDS encoding dihydromethanopterin reductase (acceptor) translates to MSFQIIAWGITGAGHFLNRSYQVFKELKRRNPELSVNTYISRAAEEVLRMYGLEQKLVKISGGDYLEEIFRETEQGSSSPKVGRFLLDRYDALFVTPATSNTVSKIAYGIADSLVTNAVAQAVKGRVPVYIVPVDIEGSIISEMPYNIDRKQCRHCETCPPRENCPHGAITEKDGITDQIELLKCKGCGICKELCPYNAIKGGPVEVLVRDVDMRNVEIVKGLQGITVLESPEAVLDLF
- a CDS encoding DUF447 domain-containing protein; the encoded protein is MTGFSSDCRELEKPHYAIDLPSFGIREGISEVIVSTGFEYPNAAPIGIITKGGRPFVRLFKGSHTWANVLKERYLVSNVVYDSLLFVRSTFFDLEPSEFEYVISGGLKFPILKEAVSWVVFECINIKNTDQALVADLVPINAGFNELNRKELPVPNRGFNAVIEATVHATRYQLSGEEKYLDWITHYESLASKCGGDAEKKAMKLLYEVLGL